A DNA window from Hordeum vulgare subsp. vulgare chromosome 1H, MorexV3_pseudomolecules_assembly, whole genome shotgun sequence contains the following coding sequences:
- the LOC123442312 gene encoding EEF1A lysine methyltransferase 4-like isoform X2, whose product MGGGNGNPKDFGAAAYWDARYSSPSTGGKGGVGGFFDWYQSYPALRPLLRACVPASSRVLMLGCGNSLLSEDMVKDGYQNIVNIDISSVVIEHMKEKHMDIPQLTYMQLDVRDMSFFGDGSFDCIIDKGTLDAMMCGDDAPHGAYKMLTEVARLMRPGGIYILITYGAPKERLTLLNQVRCHWDVELYITPTPEYQLKWSNGAAHAMMEKVALTVDGQLPPDYVLKDPESHFIYVCYKTDIVTEDNSMVAGQDDAMPSF is encoded by the exons ATGGGCGGCGGCAACGGCAACCCCAAGGACTTCGGCGCCGCCGCCTACTGGGACGCCCGCTACTCCTCTCCCTCCACCGGCGGCAAGGGCGGCGTCGGCGGGTTCTTCGACTGGTACCAGTCGTACCCGGCGCTCCGGCCGCTCCTCCGCGCCTGCGTGCCCGCCTCCTCCCGCGTCCTCATGCTCGGCTGCGGCAACTCCC TTCTGTCGGAGGACATGGTAAAGGATGGTTACCAGAACATAGTAAACATTGACATCTCATCCGTTGTAATCGAGCATATGAAAGAGAAACACATGGATATCCCACAGCTTACAT ATATGCAGTTGGATGTCAGAGATATGAGCTTCTTTGGGGATGGATCATTTGATTGTATCATTGAcaaag GAACCTTGGATGCTATGATG TGTGGCGATGATGCCCCTCATGGTGCTTACAAAATGCTAACAGAAGTAGCAAG GCTTATGAGGCCTGGTGGGATTTACATATTG ATAACATATGGTGCTCCTAAGGAACGTCTGACACTTCTGAACCAAGTCCGATGCCATTGGGATGTTGAGCTTTACATTACGC CGACACCTGAATACCAGCTGAAATGGAGCAACGGTGCTGCACACGCCATGATGGAGAAAGTTGCACTGACAGTGGATGGCCAATTACCACCTGACTACGTTCTCAAGGATCCAGAGTCACATTTCATTTATGTTTGTTACAAGACAGATATAGTGACTGAAGATAATTCCATGGTTGCTGGTCAAGATGATGCCATGCCTTCGTTTTAA
- the LOC123442312 gene encoding EEF1A lysine methyltransferase 4-like isoform X1 → MGGGNGNPKDFGAAAYWDARYSSPSTGGKGGVGGFFDWYQSYPALRPLLRACVPASSRVLMLGCGNSLLSEDMVKDGYQNIVNIDISSVVIEHMKEKHMDIPQLTYMQLDVRDMSFFGDGSFDCIIDKGTLDAMMCGDDAPHGAYKMLTEVARLMRPGGIYILITYGAPKERLTLLNQVRCHWDVELYITPATPEYQLKWSNGAAHAMMEKVALTVDGQLPPDYVLKDPESHFIYVCYKTDIVTEDNSMVAGQDDAMPSF, encoded by the exons ATGGGCGGCGGCAACGGCAACCCCAAGGACTTCGGCGCCGCCGCCTACTGGGACGCCCGCTACTCCTCTCCCTCCACCGGCGGCAAGGGCGGCGTCGGCGGGTTCTTCGACTGGTACCAGTCGTACCCGGCGCTCCGGCCGCTCCTCCGCGCCTGCGTGCCCGCCTCCTCCCGCGTCCTCATGCTCGGCTGCGGCAACTCCC TTCTGTCGGAGGACATGGTAAAGGATGGTTACCAGAACATAGTAAACATTGACATCTCATCCGTTGTAATCGAGCATATGAAAGAGAAACACATGGATATCCCACAGCTTACAT ATATGCAGTTGGATGTCAGAGATATGAGCTTCTTTGGGGATGGATCATTTGATTGTATCATTGAcaaag GAACCTTGGATGCTATGATG TGTGGCGATGATGCCCCTCATGGTGCTTACAAAATGCTAACAGAAGTAGCAAG GCTTATGAGGCCTGGTGGGATTTACATATTG ATAACATATGGTGCTCCTAAGGAACGTCTGACACTTCTGAACCAAGTCCGATGCCATTGGGATGTTGAGCTTTACATTACGC CAGCGACACCTGAATACCAGCTGAAATGGAGCAACGGTGCTGCACACGCCATGATGGAGAAAGTTGCACTGACAGTGGATGGCCAATTACCACCTGACTACGTTCTCAAGGATCCAGAGTCACATTTCATTTATGTTTGTTACAAGACAGATATAGTGACTGAAGATAATTCCATGGTTGCTGGTCAAGATGATGCCATGCCTTCGTTTTAA
- the LOC123442330 gene encoding NAD-capped RNA hydrolase DXO1 isoform X1: MDFSEQDVDVFGEEYDGAEGGGGGASSGSSSPSSSSSSSAAASSSSSSAASSGRSSSPAAGGGDDDGADDGEYDSFDVVPVRPAAGYGDEEEEEARDLFGSDNEEYVKTPARSNYLVPVLPPIRNTNNFSRGGRGGRGPPLLPRPGGHPGGRNNYGHGGRYSYGNGRNVEGFVSEMKLNKSEETLSRKAVAFQEPCEIACYSRVEGGDVYFDDRSLRLFKRNICDYAGEDLNKGFETFIEKRDLGSQGFGDLLACIRNSNLPLQNIHFVTYRNNLNKILATAYLKDPWKMGVHKRNGVVYLDVHKLPERPQSEIERRRCFWGYSFENLATENSIDEDGRGIDANVEYCSVIKTKLGAHRIVMGAEMDCCDSTDDGRRFYVELKTSREIQSFLAGVSYVVVGFRNDAGVLVRTERLRTKDITQKVKAKNYWQGGVCLAFADEVLCWLYGTVKENEDYVLQFAHPFHRLELLKAQSPCPEPITLHVEQLTGATS, encoded by the exons ATGGACTTCTCGGAGCAGGACGTCGACGTCTTCGGCGAGGAATACGACGGcgccgagggcggcggcggcggcgcctcgtccggctcctcctccccctcctcatcctcctcgtcctccgccgccgcctcctcctcctcctccagcgccGCCTCCAGCGGCCGCAGCAGCAGCCCCGCCGCCGGCGGCGGGGACGACGACGGCGCCGACGACGGGGAGTACGACTCGTTCGACGTCGTGCCCGTCAGGCCCGCCGCCGGGTACGgggacgaggaggaagaggaggccaGAGATTTGTTCGGCTCCGACAACGAGGAGTACGTGAAGACCCCCGCCCGTAGCAACTACCTAGTTCCAG TGCTGCCCCCGATACGGAATACCAACAATTTTTCTCGAGGAGGACGAGGTGGCAGGGGCCCACCTCTTCTTCCAAGGCCAGGAGGCCATCCAGGAGGACGAAATAATTATGGCCACGGCGGGAGGTATTCATATGGAAATGGGCGCAACGTTGAGGGTTTTGTTTCAGAAATGAAACTTAATAAGAGTGAAGAAACTTTATCTAGGAAAGCTGTTGCTTTTCAGGAG CCATGTGAGATAGCATGCTACAGCCGTGTTGAGGGTGGGGATGTATATTTTGACGATCGCAGCTTG AGGCTTTTCAAACGTAATATTTGTGACTATGCCGGTGAAGATCTCAATAAAGGATTTGAAacgtttatagagaaaagag ATTTGGGTTCTCAAGGATTTGGCGATCTTCTTGCATGCATAAGAAATTCAAATCTACCTCTTCAGAATATACATTTTGTG ACGTATCGCAACAACCTTAACAAG ATATTGGCCACGGCTTATCTAAAAGATCCATGGAAAATGGGTGTGCACAAAAGAAATGGTGTTGTATACCTTGATGTCCATAAGCTCCCTGAAAGACCACAGAGCGAAATTGAGCGCAGGAG ATGTTTTTGGGGCTATTCTTTTGAAAATCTTGCCACTGAGAACTCCATTGACGAGGACGGAAGAGGTATTGATGCAAATGTAGAGTATTGTTCTGTAATAAAGACGAAATTGGGCGCGCATCGCATTGTCATGGGTGCTGAGATGGACTGCTGTGATTCAACCGACGATGGTAGGCGGTTCTATGTCGAGTTGAAAACAAGCAGAGAG ATTCAATCATTCCTTGCCGGCGTATCATATGTTGTCGTGGGATTCAG GAATGATGCTGGTGTACTTGTACGAACTGAGAGACTAAGAACTAAAGATATCACACAAAAAGTGAAAGCAAAGAACTACTGGCAG GGTGGTGTCTGCTTGGCGTTTGCGGACGAGGTTTTATGCTGGCTGTATGGCACTGTCAAAGAAA ATGAAGACTACGTTCTGCAATTTGCACACCCGTTCCATCGATTGGAACTATTAAAAGCCCAGTCTCCTTGCCCCGAGCCAATAACTCTGCATGTGGAACAGCTCACCGGTGCAACAAGCTAG
- the LOC123442330 gene encoding NAD-capped RNA hydrolase DXO1 isoform X2 — MDFSEQDVDVFGEEYDGAEGGGGGASSGSSSPSSSSSSSAAASSSSSSAASSGRSSSPAAGGGDDDGADDGEYDSFDVVPVRPAAGYGDEEEEEARDLFGSDNEEYVKTPARSNYLVPVLPPIRNTNNFSRGGRGGRGPPLLPRPGGHPGGRNNYGHGGRYSYGNGRNVEGFVSEMKLNKSEETLSRKAVAFQEPCEIACYSRVEGGDVYFDDRSLRLFKRNICDYAGEDLNKGFETFIEKRDLGSQGFGDLLACIRNSNLPLQNIHFVTYRNNLNKILATAYLKDPWKMGVHKRNGVVYLDVHKLPERPQSEIERRRCFWGYSFENLATENSIDEDGRGIDANVEYCSVIKTKLGAHRIVMGAEMDCCDSTDDGRRFYVELKTSRELEYHTVEKFEKEKLLRFWIQSFLAGVSYVVVGFRNDAGVLVRTERLRTKDITQKVKAKNYWQGGVCLAFADEVLCWLYGTVKENEDYVLQFAHPFHRLELLKAQSPCPEPITLHVEQLTGATS, encoded by the exons ATGGACTTCTCGGAGCAGGACGTCGACGTCTTCGGCGAGGAATACGACGGcgccgagggcggcggcggcggcgcctcgtccggctcctcctccccctcctcatcctcctcgtcctccgccgccgcctcctcctcctcctccagcgccGCCTCCAGCGGCCGCAGCAGCAGCCCCGCCGCCGGCGGCGGGGACGACGACGGCGCCGACGACGGGGAGTACGACTCGTTCGACGTCGTGCCCGTCAGGCCCGCCGCCGGGTACGgggacgaggaggaagaggaggccaGAGATTTGTTCGGCTCCGACAACGAGGAGTACGTGAAGACCCCCGCCCGTAGCAACTACCTAGTTCCAG TGCTGCCCCCGATACGGAATACCAACAATTTTTCTCGAGGAGGACGAGGTGGCAGGGGCCCACCTCTTCTTCCAAGGCCAGGAGGCCATCCAGGAGGACGAAATAATTATGGCCACGGCGGGAGGTATTCATATGGAAATGGGCGCAACGTTGAGGGTTTTGTTTCAGAAATGAAACTTAATAAGAGTGAAGAAACTTTATCTAGGAAAGCTGTTGCTTTTCAGGAG CCATGTGAGATAGCATGCTACAGCCGTGTTGAGGGTGGGGATGTATATTTTGACGATCGCAGCTTG AGGCTTTTCAAACGTAATATTTGTGACTATGCCGGTGAAGATCTCAATAAAGGATTTGAAacgtttatagagaaaagag ATTTGGGTTCTCAAGGATTTGGCGATCTTCTTGCATGCATAAGAAATTCAAATCTACCTCTTCAGAATATACATTTTGTG ACGTATCGCAACAACCTTAACAAG ATATTGGCCACGGCTTATCTAAAAGATCCATGGAAAATGGGTGTGCACAAAAGAAATGGTGTTGTATACCTTGATGTCCATAAGCTCCCTGAAAGACCACAGAGCGAAATTGAGCGCAGGAG ATGTTTTTGGGGCTATTCTTTTGAAAATCTTGCCACTGAGAACTCCATTGACGAGGACGGAAGAGGTATTGATGCAAATGTAGAGTATTGTTCTGTAATAAAGACGAAATTGGGCGCGCATCGCATTGTCATGGGTGCTGAGATGGACTGCTGTGATTCAACCGACGATGGTAGGCGGTTCTATGTCGAGTTGAAAACAAGCAGAGAG CTGGAGTATCATACGGTGGAAAAATTTGAGAAAGAGAAGTTACTTAGGTTTTGG ATTCAATCATTCCTTGCCGGCGTATCATATGTTGTCGTGGGATTCAG GAATGATGCTGGTGTACTTGTACGAACTGAGAGACTAAGAACTAAAGATATCACACAAAAAGTGAAAGCAAAGAACTACTGGCAG GGTGGTGTCTGCTTGGCGTTTGCGGACGAGGTTTTATGCTGGCTGTATGGCACTGTCAAAGAAA ATGAAGACTACGTTCTGCAATTTGCACACCCGTTCCATCGATTGGAACTATTAAAAGCCCAGTCTCCTTGCCCCGAGCCAATAACTCTGCATGTGGAACAGCTCACCGGTGCAACAAGCTAG